In one window of Arachis ipaensis cultivar K30076 chromosome B06, Araip1.1, whole genome shotgun sequence DNA:
- the LOC107646859 gene encoding uncharacterized protein LOC107646859 has product MTRRTKKATAKTKTIDPPPFPWATTKLATVHTLEHLLANKISSISGTVKCRSCQKQYEMDFDLEGKFREVARFVIKKNRDTHDRAPSSWMAPVLPNCEFCNGKNTAVPVIAAKKRNINWLFLFLGQMIGCCKLPQLKYFCKHADIHLTGAKDRSIYD; this is encoded by the exons ATGACCAGACGAACGAAAAAAGCCACCGCCAAAACAAAGACCATAGATCCACCGCCATTCCCATGGGCCACAACCAAACTCGCCACAGTTCATACTCTTGAACACTTACTGGCAAACAAAATTAGCTCAATCTCCGGAACCGTTAAATGCAGATCGTGTCAGAAGCAATACGAAATGGATTTCGATCTGGAAGGGAAGTTTCGCGAAGTTGCGCGGTTCGTTATCAAGAAAAACCGGGACACGCACGACCGGGCACCGAGTTCTTGGATGGCTCCGGTTCTTCCAAACTGTGAGTTCTGCAACGGAAAGAATACGGCGGTTCCGGTGATCGCCGCAAAGAAGAGGAATATCAAttggttgtttttgtttttgggACAAATGATTGGGTGTTGTAAGCTTCCGCAATTGAAGTATTTCTGCAAGCATGCAGATATTCACTTAACTGGAGCCAAAGATCG CTCGATCTATGATTGA